The Gossypium hirsutum isolate 1008001.06 chromosome A03, Gossypium_hirsutum_v2.1, whole genome shotgun sequence genome contains the following window.
TCTTAAAGAGTGCAAGTCAATATATTTGCATGACCTAGAACAcatgtgtggcttggccgtgtgacccaggTTAGATAGTAACACGGgtatggacatgggctgggacacagccgtgtgtccctatttcgaatgcccacacaagCTAAGACACAAATGtgtctcttggctgtgtgaatcacacggcctggccacacgaccgtgtgacccttacagctttgaaaatttttaatgtattccGAAAAAATTCCTGAGTTTCGAaattagtcccgacttatttctaacgcatattttgggcctcgaagactcgaataagggacaatatgtataattttgatttgtttctaacatgaatgttatgttatatgaaatgttgaaatttttgtctgtttgatctgtaaacttcggtaatactACGTAGCCCAGTTCCGACAAGGGATacaggttgggggtgttacactatcTAAGTAATGGAAACACTTTACCAGTAATAGTTTCCAGTAAACTTTTGGTATTGGAAGAGGAGAATTTAATTCGAGTCATAAGAGACTACAAATGGGCTATAAAATGGATGATTGCTGACATAAAAGGGTTAAGTCCCTCGACTTGTATGCATAGAATACCGatagaaaaaaatgtaaaacCAAAGAGAGAAGCTCAAGGACGCCTTAATCCACCAATGATGAAGGTTTTCAAGAAGGAAATTCAAAAGCTACTGGACATCGAGATAATCTATCCAATTTTCGATAGTAATTGGGTTAGCCCAATTCATGTGGTACCCAAGAAAACTGGTATGATTGTAATAGAAAAGGCAATAGGAGATTTAGTTCCCATTCGAGTCCAAAATGGGTGGAGAGTCTGTATAGATTAAAGGAAGTTGAACTCTTTAACTTAAAAAGACCACTTTCCACTTCCTTTCATTGATCAAATGTTAGAATGTTTAGCGGGAAAAACTTACCACTTCCTTTCATTGATCAAATGTTAGAATGTTTAGTGGGAAAAACTTACTACTATTGTTTTGATGGTTATTCAAGTTGTTTCCAAATTCCAGTGGCACCGAAGGACCAAGAGAAAAAAACATTTACATGTCCCTTTGGCACATTTGCCTACAGACAGATGCCGTTTGGACTTTGCAATGCACCAACCATATTCCACAGGTGTATGATAAGTATATATTTTGACTATGTCGGGAAAATAATTGAGGTATTTATAGACGATTTTACGGTTTATAGAAATTCTTTCAATGAATGTCGATCAAACCTAGTTAAAATTTTGGAGAGATGCTTAGAATTTAATCTAattcttaattatgaaaaatgtcattttatggtagataAGGGATTGATTTTAGGGCATATTATTTCCGCTAAAGGGATCATGGTCGATAAGGCCAAAACTGATGTTATCAGCTCACTTCCATACCCCACAACTGTGAAGGAAATTCGTTCCTTTCTTGGTCATACAGGTTTTTACGGACGCTTTATTAGGGATTTTTCTAAGATTTTGCGACCGCTGTGCAATCTCTTGCAAAAGGATAAAGAGTACAAATTTGATCAAGCGTGCAAAGACGCATACGACACTCTCAAACAAAAGCTTGTTTCAGTTCCTATAGTACAATTGCCAAATTGGGACTACCCTTTCGGGCCCATGTACGATGTAAGTGACCAAAGTATAGGAGCTTTCATTAGGTAAAAAGTTGGGAGGGAACCTTACGTTATATCCTACGCCTTTAAAACACTAGATGCTGCCCAGAACAATTACTCAACTATTGAAAAAGCATTATtagccattgtttttgctttggaAAAATTTAGATGTATTTATTAGGCACtaaactttttgttttttttaccaAACAGCATTGAAATATTTGATCGAGAAAAAAGAGGCAAAACCTAGGTTAATTCGATGGATTATTCTCTTACAAGAATTCAATCTCGAGATCAAGGACAACAAATGAAGCGAGAACTTAGTAGCTGATCATTTGAGTTGAATTCCCTTTTCAAAAGACAACACACCTCTTAAAGATGACTTCCCGGATGAAAGTCTTCCGTCAGCTCAGACAGTTTACCCATGGTTTACAGATATGGTAAATTACCTCGCTAAATATATTATTTCTTCCAACTTATCATGTTCTGAAAAGGACAAGCTCAAAAGAGACTCACGATATTATATTTAGGGTGATCCATACCTATGGAAACACTATTCTGATCAGCTAATTTGACGATGTGTCACAGAAACTGAGGTACAATCTATCCTTTCTTTTTGTCATGCTTATGCTTGTGGAAGACATTTCAATCTTAAATGCACCGTACATAAGGTACTTGAGTGTGGATTGTTTTGGCTACACATATTTCATGACGCTTATTTATTTTGCAAAACTTGCGAGACTTGACAAAAAGTGGGGAATTTAAGCCGAAAGAGTGATATGCCCTTAACACCTatacatgtatgtgaaatttttgatATGTGGGGCATCAATTTTATGGGACCATTTGTTTCATCatttaataatgtttaaattattcTTGATGTAGATTACACGTCTAAGTTGATAGAACCTAAAGCTACCCGACATGCCGGTGCTAAAACTGTAGTGGATTTTCTAACGAACTCTATATTTTCCAGGTTTGGTACACCGAAAGCATTAATCAACGATCAAGGAACTCATTTCTACAACAAGGTCATTGCTACTCTACTGAAAAGTATGGGGTGACACAACGTGTGGCCACAGCTTATCAACCACAAACAAATGGTCTAGCGAAAGTTTTGAGCCGTGAAATGAAGTCGATTCTGGAAAAGACCGTGAAACCAAATAATAAGGACTAGAGCTTACGTTTAAACAACGCATTGTGGGTGTACCATACTGCTTACAAGGGACCTATAGGAT
Protein-coding sequences here:
- the LOC107895602 gene encoding uncharacterized mitochondrial protein AtMg00860-like; the encoded protein is MVDKAKTDVISSLPYPTTVKEIRSFLGHTGFYGRFIRDFSKILRPLCNLLQKDKEYKFDQACKDAYDTLKQKLVSVPIVQLPNWDYPFGPMYDVWYTESINQRSRNSFLQQGHCYSTEKYGVTQRVATAYQPQTNGLAKVLSREMKSILEKTVKPNNKD